A region from the Benincasa hispida cultivar B227 chromosome 8, ASM972705v1, whole genome shotgun sequence genome encodes:
- the LOC120083812 gene encoding photosystem I subunit O — protein sequence MATAFATSSSVVGLGTASLSSPSSRSPRLVSGFVKLPVTARNPFAVARASGGRFTCFERDWLRRDLNVIGFGLIGWIAPSSIPVINGKSLTGLFFESIGAELAHFPSPPALTSQFWLWLITWHLGLFITLTFGQIGFKGRTEDYFSK from the exons ATGGCCACCGCCTTCGCTACCTCCTCCTCCGTCGTCGGCCTCGGAACCGCCTCCCTCTCCTCTCCTTCCTCCCGGTCTCCCCGCCTCGTCTCCG GGTTTGTGAAGTTGCCGGTGACTGCCAGGAATCCGTTTGCCGTGGCGCGTGCATCCGGCGGAAGGTTCACCTG CTTTGAGAGAGATTGGTTGCGGAGAGATCTGAATGTGATCGGATTTGGACTGATCGGGTGGATTGCACCGTCGAGCATTCCCGTGATCAATGGGAAGAGCTTAACTGGGCTCTTCTTTGAGAGCATTGGAGCAGAGCTTGCGCATTTTCCTTCTCCACCCGCTCTCACTTCTCAGTTCTG GTTGTGGCTGATTACGTGGCACTTGGGTCTCTTCATTACGCTTACTTTCGGACAAATCGGGTTCAAGGGGAGGACCGAAGACTACTTTTCAAAGTGA